A single genomic interval of Deltaproteobacteria bacterium harbors:
- a CDS encoding 3-oxoacyl-ACP reductase FabG, with the protein MNRRFGGRTALVTGASRGIGRAIALRLAAEGAKVAVCYRSDEAAALRVLDEVRGLGAEGIAVRLSVRERPVIREALAATVSALGEIDVLVNNAGVNRPEDFDRISDEDWDEVVGTNLTGAFKVTQEALPKMRDGAAVVNISSVSGQYGGPRTTHYCVSKAGLIALTQNLAIFCAPRGIRVNAVAPGLIATEMASAAKGLGVEEKILLRRMGTTGEVAAAVAFLASDDASYITGHTLNVNGGLHLG; encoded by the coding sequence ATGAACAGGAGGTTCGGCGGCAGGACAGCCCTGGTGACCGGTGCAAGCCGCGGCATAGGCAGGGCCATAGCGCTCCGGCTGGCGGCCGAGGGCGCGAAGGTGGCCGTCTGTTACAGGAGCGACGAGGCCGCGGCGCTGCGGGTGCTCGATGAGGTGAGGGGGCTCGGCGCCGAAGGCATCGCCGTGAGGCTCTCGGTGCGGGAGCGGCCCGTCATAAGAGAAGCGCTCGCCGCCACGGTCTCGGCCCTGGGAGAGATAGACGTGCTCGTCAACAATGCCGGCGTCAACCGCCCCGAGGACTTCGACCGCATAAGCGACGAGGACTGGGACGAGGTGGTGGGAACGAACCTCACCGGCGCCTTCAAGGTCACGCAGGAGGCCTTGCCGAAGATGCGCGACGGCGCGGCGGTGGTCAACATCTCCTCGGTGAGCGGCCAGTACGGCGGGCCGAGGACGACCCATTACTGCGTCTCCAAGGCCGGTCTCATAGCGCTCACGCAGAATCTCGCCATCTTCTGCGCGCCTCGCGGCATAAGGGTGAACGCCGTGGCTCCCGGCCTCATAGCCACGGAGATGGCCTCGGCCGCCAAGGGGCTCGGCGTTGAAGAGAAGATACTGCTTCGGCGCATGGGCACGACCGGCGAGGTGGCCGCCGCCGTGGCCTTCCTCGCCTCCGACGACGCCTCGTACATAACGGGCCACACGCTCAACGTGAACGGGGGGCTCCACCTTGGCTGA
- a CDS encoding ATP-grasp domain-containing protein — MAETLLIVGAGVEQVRAYRLAKEMGLRVVGTDMDPGAPAFEYADERIIASTRDVDETLREVRRYASSHPVDGVMTLANDVPLTVAAVAAELGLPGIPVESAALAADKAAMKRRFEEAGVATPEFMEPGSAADLDAAARRLGLPFVLKPADGRGARGVLLVGDDTDREWAWRTSLSFSQGGRLMAERFVRGRQISTESVVLGGRCLTPAFSDRNYEYLERYAPFVIENGGTMPALLTDGERRRIGDLVEGAARALGVDDCTVKGDIVLDEERGGEPLVIELALRLSGGYFATDQIPESVGVDLVALSIRLALGRKDGIGEDECLPRFERGAAIRFFFPPPGRIVSMEGADGLSTMAGVRLWGIYRRAGDVQPPIRSHADRAGFVLAGGATRREAVRNVERAMESVKFRVEPLKEDERGC, encoded by the coding sequence TTGGCTGAGACGCTTCTCATAGTGGGGGCCGGCGTGGAGCAGGTGCGGGCCTACAGGCTCGCAAAAGAGATGGGACTTCGCGTCGTCGGTACCGACATGGACCCAGGGGCCCCGGCCTTCGAGTACGCCGACGAGAGGATAATAGCCAGCACCCGCGACGTGGACGAGACGCTGCGGGAGGTGCGCCGTTACGCCTCCTCCCATCCCGTGGACGGTGTGATGACGCTTGCAAACGACGTGCCCCTGACGGTCGCCGCGGTGGCCGCCGAACTCGGCCTTCCGGGCATCCCCGTCGAGTCTGCCGCCCTTGCGGCCGACAAGGCCGCCATGAAGCGGCGCTTCGAGGAGGCCGGCGTGGCGACGCCGGAGTTCATGGAACCGGGCTCGGCCGCCGACCTCGATGCCGCGGCCCGCAGGCTCGGGCTGCCCTTCGTGCTCAAGCCCGCAGACGGCCGCGGGGCCCGCGGAGTGCTCCTCGTGGGAGACGACACCGACAGGGAGTGGGCCTGGCGCACTTCCCTCTCCTTTTCTCAGGGCGGGCGGCTCATGGCCGAACGCTTCGTGCGGGGGCGGCAGATAAGCACCGAGTCCGTCGTGCTCGGCGGGCGCTGCCTCACCCCCGCCTTCTCGGACCGCAACTACGAGTACCTGGAGCGCTACGCGCCCTTCGTGATCGAAAACGGCGGCACCATGCCGGCGCTGCTGACCGACGGGGAGCGCCGCAGGATCGGCGATCTCGTGGAAGGGGCGGCCCGCGCCCTCGGCGTCGACGACTGCACGGTTAAGGGCGATATCGTGCTCGACGAGGAGCGCGGCGGAGAACCCCTCGTCATAGAGCTCGCCCTCAGGCTAAGCGGTGGCTACTTCGCAACCGACCAGATACCCGAGTCCGTGGGTGTCGACCTCGTGGCCCTCTCCATACGGCTGGCCCTCGGCCGAAAGGACGGCATCGGCGAGGACGAGTGCCTGCCCCGTTTCGAGCGCGGCGCGGCCATAAGGTTTTTCTTTCCGCCGCCGGGACGTATCGTGAGCATGGAGGGCGCCGACGGACTATCCACCATGGCCGGCGTGCGGCTCTGGGGCATCTACCGCCGCGCCGGTGACGTGCAGCCGCCCATACGTTCCCACGCGGACCGCGCAGGCTTCGTACTCGCCGGAGGAGCGACGCGGCGCGAGGCGGTGAGAAACGTCGAGCGGGCGATGGAGAGTGTCAAGTTCCGTGTCGAGCCGCTGAAAGAAGACGAGAGGGGCTGTTGA
- a CDS encoding DUF115 domain-containing protein: MTDGDMLEKNLEVIGKKDYGLAMALRRPELNGVEIEEARSGAFTFRYEGRWFHSRYDPEREAEGQLKAIEGRKFDWVLLFGLGCGYLLRALLRSGHRKIIVYEPSMEILKGVLEKADLRKEFSEEKVFLCTDFGRLAETIRGHVDGMDDLLGYHLPPYKQVFRAELAEYLKRVENAQITLKVGIVTEISSRLDWVENYFSNIGNFVRYPPVNALEGRLKGVPCVVVGAGPSLAKNVDLLGELRDRVLIIAAVTAYRVLVNHGVVPHFVIAAEKYDMPEYFTGGVTDEQIRLILGEVTHPNMFARAAKGKFVYFNPYLSLSILQAGFWGCDYLAASGGSVSTAATDMGVMFGCNPIIFVGQDLSFADGKTHADGGVYQSQEVSIDGEKGEVSLSWNYPTLEGRDGTSHTLLWLKGLDGRPVPSKYDWVTFHQWFEHYMAHMARERPEVKMINATEGGAYIEGMDHMKLAEAADRYIGGAAEIETAIDEAGRTRPPIDFDALEDSFREMLRSLRVIDRLARSIGDEAAAAEKKLNASGLTLDLRGNVTAMKKFEKRLLKRASRLPFMWEALAAYTYKLKEFLRAERDDDELEDFRKNLEATALSYGEVSGVCERFIPRVEEAVAIIDRARREAAAQG, encoded by the coding sequence ATGACTGACGGCGATATGCTGGAAAAAAACCTCGAGGTCATCGGGAAGAAGGATTACGGCCTTGCCATGGCGCTCCGACGGCCGGAGCTCAACGGCGTGGAGATCGAGGAGGCGAGGAGCGGCGCCTTCACCTTCCGCTACGAGGGGCGCTGGTTCCACAGCCGCTACGACCCGGAGCGCGAAGCCGAGGGCCAGCTCAAGGCTATAGAAGGACGCAAGTTCGACTGGGTGCTTCTCTTCGGCCTCGGCTGCGGATACCTGCTGCGCGCGCTTCTTCGCAGCGGACACAGGAAGATAATCGTCTACGAGCCGAGCATGGAGATACTCAAGGGTGTGCTCGAGAAGGCGGACCTCCGAAAGGAGTTCTCCGAGGAGAAGGTCTTCCTCTGCACCGACTTCGGCCGTCTCGCCGAGACGATACGCGGCCATGTGGACGGCATGGACGACCTCCTCGGCTATCACCTGCCGCCCTACAAGCAGGTCTTCAGGGCCGAGCTCGCCGAGTACCTCAAGCGCGTGGAGAACGCCCAGATAACGCTCAAGGTCGGCATCGTCACCGAGATATCGTCGAGGCTCGACTGGGTGGAGAACTACTTCTCCAACATCGGGAACTTCGTCAGGTACCCGCCGGTCAACGCCCTGGAGGGCAGGCTCAAGGGCGTGCCCTGCGTCGTGGTAGGCGCAGGCCCCTCGCTCGCAAAGAACGTCGATCTGCTCGGGGAGCTGCGGGACAGGGTCCTCATCATCGCGGCCGTGACGGCCTACAGGGTCCTCGTAAACCACGGCGTGGTGCCCCATTTCGTCATAGCCGCCGAGAAGTACGACATGCCCGAGTACTTCACCGGCGGCGTCACGGACGAACAGATAAGGCTCATCCTCGGCGAGGTCACCCACCCCAACATGTTCGCCAGGGCGGCGAAGGGCAAGTTCGTCTACTTCAACCCCTACCTCTCGCTCAGCATCCTGCAGGCGGGCTTCTGGGGCTGCGACTACCTGGCCGCAAGCGGCGGCAGCGTCTCCACGGCCGCCACCGACATGGGCGTCATGTTCGGCTGCAACCCCATAATCTTCGTGGGCCAGGACCTCTCCTTCGCCGACGGCAAGACCCACGCCGACGGCGGCGTATACCAGAGCCAGGAAGTGAGCATCGACGGAGAGAAAGGGGAGGTCTCGCTGAGCTGGAACTACCCCACTCTCGAGGGGCGCGACGGCACGTCCCATACGCTCTTGTGGCTCAAGGGCCTGGACGGCCGTCCCGTGCCGAGCAAGTACGACTGGGTGACCTTCCACCAGTGGTTCGAGCACTACATGGCCCACATGGCCAGGGAAAGGCCCGAGGTGAAGATGATAAACGCCACCGAGGGCGGGGCCTACATAGAGGGCATGGACCACATGAAACTCGCCGAGGCGGCCGACCGATACATCGGCGGCGCCGCGGAGATCGAGACGGCCATCGACGAGGCCGGGCGCACAAGACCCCCCATAGACTTCGACGCCCTCGAAGACTCTTTCCGGGAGATGCTCCGTTCGCTCCGGGTCATAGACAGGCTCGCCCGCTCCATAGGCGACGAGGCGGCCGCGGCGGAGAAGAAGCTCAACGCCTCGGGGCTCACCCTCGATCTTCGCGGAAACGTGACGGCCATGAAGAAATTCGAGAAGAGACTGCTCAAGAGGGCCTCGAGGCTGCCCTTCATGTGGGAGGCCCTTGCGGCCTACACCTACAAGCTCAAGGAGTTTCTCAGGGCCGAGCGCGACGATGACGAGCTCGAGGACTTCAGGAAAAACCTCGAGGCCACGGCCCTCTCCTACGGCGAGGTCTCCGGCGTGTGCGAGCGCTTCATCCCGAGAGTCGAAGAGGCCGTCGCAATAATCGACAGGGCCCGCAGGGAAGCGGCGGCGCAAGGTTGA
- a CDS encoding DUF115 domain-containing protein, translating into MSGEVLKRNLEILRGRWGAGAAAVLEDGGGGGGGDGRRLTVERARSGALTLRWDGLYLHSRYDPVLEARRFAERLEPAAVAFLFGWGADYFIEAVIQRLAGAKRLYIFPTNVILFRQTLELFDYSAIFGDERVELILGGAAALARALKEEAPFSPLVIRHPPSLKAASAELAPLRDLLEEGLYSDFLTRRWQEMDGEMRRLVAGNWRRYSTLEGVAALFGTEQGGRAFVLGAGPSLSTDIEGLRAGWDEAVTIVVDAACGAVVAAGLEPDFVVAVDPHPDIAELLGAGESKGTLVFAPTVVSEAVDRWKGPKVLAFLSTMKGLEAAMEEKGVLFSGGSVIHPAVDLAVRLGCAEVVLAGCDFAFTDGFSHVEGMPFRERMENGSLQRRIKGAGGEMLATSKNLIAYLRELERYIAAHGGVSWTNFTARGAVIAGAARAPLPQSGG; encoded by the coding sequence GTGAGCGGTGAAGTGCTGAAGAGAAATCTCGAGATCCTGCGCGGCCGCTGGGGCGCGGGCGCCGCGGCGGTCCTTGAAGACGGCGGCGGCGGGGGGGGAGGGGACGGCCGGCGGTTGACCGTCGAGCGGGCGAGGAGCGGGGCCCTGACGCTGCGCTGGGACGGGCTCTATCTCCACAGCCGTTACGACCCGGTGCTCGAAGCGCGCCGCTTCGCGGAGCGCCTCGAACCCGCCGCCGTCGCCTTCCTCTTCGGCTGGGGGGCGGACTACTTCATCGAGGCCGTCATCCAGAGGCTCGCCGGGGCAAAAAGACTTTACATCTTTCCCACAAATGTCATACTATTTCGTCAGACCCTCGAGCTCTTCGACTACAGTGCGATCTTCGGGGACGAGCGGGTGGAGCTCATCCTCGGCGGCGCGGCCGCCCTTGCGCGGGCCTTGAAGGAAGAGGCCCCCTTTAGCCCCCTCGTCATACGCCACCCGCCGTCGCTCAAGGCCGCGTCGGCCGAGCTTGCGCCGCTGCGGGACCTCCTCGAAGAGGGCCTTTACAGCGACTTTCTGACGCGCCGCTGGCAAGAGATGGACGGCGAGATGAGGCGGCTCGTGGCCGGCAACTGGCGGCGCTACTCGACCCTTGAGGGCGTGGCCGCCCTCTTCGGCACGGAGCAGGGGGGGCGGGCCTTCGTGCTCGGCGCCGGTCCTTCGCTCAGCACCGACATCGAAGGGCTCAGGGCCGGCTGGGACGAGGCGGTCACCATCGTCGTCGACGCCGCCTGCGGGGCGGTAGTGGCGGCGGGGCTGGAGCCCGACTTCGTCGTCGCCGTCGACCCCCATCCCGACATAGCGGAGCTTCTCGGCGCGGGCGAATCGAAGGGCACCCTCGTCTTCGCCCCCACCGTGGTGAGCGAGGCCGTAGATAGATGGAAGGGGCCGAAGGTTCTGGCCTTCCTCTCCACAATGAAAGGGCTCGAAGCCGCGATGGAGGAGAAAGGGGTGCTCTTCTCCGGCGGCTCGGTCATCCATCCGGCCGTCGACCTCGCCGTAAGACTCGGTTGCGCCGAGGTGGTCCTTGCGGGCTGCGACTTCGCCTTCACCGACGGCTTCAGCCACGTGGAGGGGATGCCCTTCAGGGAGCGGATGGAGAACGGCTCGCTCCAGCGCCGCATAAAGGGGGCCGGCGGGGAGATGCTGGCCACGTCGAAGAACCTTATCGCCTATCTCAGGGAGCTTGAGCGCTACATAGCGGCCCACGGCGGGGTGTCGTGGACGAACTTCACGGCCCGGGGGGCCGTGATAGCCGGTGCGGCGAGAGCGCCGCTGCCGCAGTCCGGGGGGTGA
- a CDS encoding flagellin FliC translates to MSVVINTNIASLIAQKNLAQANAQLRVSVARLSSGYRVNSSADDAAGLARADQLRSQARMIQVAMRNINDGVSAMEISDKAAEQITNILARMGELAASAAQGTLDSATRDYYKDEYDKLVSEIERIAATTEFGGKKLLNGGSLTSLTLYIGFKSSSNDQLSVSLQALTATSSLALTSGIITGVSGALSAMEAISAALKTVNDARAVFGATTNRLQAALANLQVSFTNFQAAESRIRDADFAYETAVFTRNQILVQAGTSVLSQANFLPQAALSLLGG, encoded by the coding sequence ATGTCTGTAGTCATCAATACCAACATAGCGTCTCTTATCGCGCAGAAGAATCTTGCGCAGGCCAACGCCCAGCTCAGGGTGAGTGTGGCGCGGCTGTCGTCGGGCTACCGTGTGAACAGCTCGGCCGACGACGCGGCCGGTCTCGCCAGGGCCGACCAGCTCCGCAGCCAGGCGCGCATGATCCAGGTGGCCATGCGCAACATCAACGACGGCGTGAGCGCCATGGAGATAAGCGACAAGGCCGCCGAGCAGATAACGAACATCCTTGCCAGGATGGGCGAGCTCGCGGCGAGCGCGGCCCAGGGCACGCTCGATTCGGCGACAAGAGACTACTACAAGGACGAGTACGACAAGCTCGTCTCCGAGATCGAGAGGATCGCCGCCACCACCGAGTTCGGCGGCAAGAAGCTGCTCAACGGCGGCTCGCTGACCTCGCTCACGCTCTACATAGGCTTCAAGAGCTCGAGCAACGACCAGCTCAGCGTAAGCCTCCAGGCGCTCACGGCTACCTCCTCGCTTGCTCTCACCAGCGGGATCATAACCGGCGTATCGGGGGCGCTCTCGGCCATGGAGGCGATCAGCGCCGCGCTCAAGACGGTGAACGACGCGCGCGCTGTATTCGGCGCCACGACCAACAGGCTCCAGGCGGCGCTTGCGAACCTGCAGGTCTCGTTCACCAACTTCCAGGCCGCCGAGTCGCGCATAAGGGACGCCGACTTCGCCTACGAGACGGCGGTCTTCACCAGGAACCAGATACTCGTCCAGGCGGGAACCTCGGTGCTCTCACAGGCGAACTTCCTCCCCCAGGCAGCCTTGAGCCTGCTCGGAGGATAA